The Odocoileus virginianus isolate 20LAN1187 ecotype Illinois chromosome 3, Ovbor_1.2, whole genome shotgun sequence genome includes a window with the following:
- the FGF1 gene encoding fibroblast growth factor 1 isoform X3, translated as MAEGETTTFTALTEKFNLPLGNYKKPKLLYCRNGGHFLRILPDGTVDGTKDRSDQHIQLQLSAESIGEVYIKSTETGQFLAMDTDGLLYGSI; from the exons ATGGCTGAAGGAGAAACCACGACCTTCACGGCCCTGACTGAGAAGTTTAACCTGCCTCTAGGCAATTACAAGAAGCCCAAACTCCTCTACTGCAGAAACGGGGGCCACTTCCTGAGAATCCTCCCAGACGGCACAGTGGACGGGACGAAGGACAGGAGCGACCAGCACA ttcagctGCAGCTCTCTGCGGAAAGCATAGGGGAGGTGTATATTAAGAGTACGGAGACTGGCCAGTTCTTGGCCATGGACACCGACGGGCTTTTGTACGGCTCA
- the FGF1 gene encoding fibroblast growth factor 1 isoform X7: MAEGETTTFTALTEKFNLPLGNYKKPKLLYCRNGGHFLRILPDGTVDGTKDRSDQHRLC; encoded by the exons ATGGCTGAAGGAGAAACCACGACCTTCACGGCCCTGACTGAGAAGTTTAACCTGCCTCTAGGCAATTACAAGAAGCCCAAACTCCTCTACTGCAGAAACGGGGGCCACTTCCTGAGAATCCTCCCAGACGGCACAGTGGACGGGACGAAGGACAGGAGCGACCAGCACA GATTATGCTGA
- the FGF1 gene encoding fibroblast growth factor 1 isoform X6 yields the protein MAEGETTTFTALTEKFNLPLGNYKKPKLLYCRNGGHFLRILPDGTVDGTKDRSDQHNTQ from the coding sequence ATGGCTGAAGGAGAAACCACGACCTTCACGGCCCTGACTGAGAAGTTTAACCTGCCTCTAGGCAATTACAAGAAGCCCAAACTCCTCTACTGCAGAAACGGGGGCCACTTCCTGAGAATCCTCCCAGACGGCACAGTGGACGGGACGAAGGACAGGAGCGACCAGCACA
- the FGF1 gene encoding fibroblast growth factor 1 isoform X5, which yields MAEGETTTFTALTEKFNLPLGNYKKPKLLYCRNGGHFLRILPDGTVDGTKDRSDQHTDTQ from the coding sequence ATGGCTGAAGGAGAAACCACGACCTTCACGGCCCTGACTGAGAAGTTTAACCTGCCTCTAGGCAATTACAAGAAGCCCAAACTCCTCTACTGCAGAAACGGGGGCCACTTCCTGAGAATCCTCCCAGACGGCACAGTGGACGGGACGAAGGACAGGAGCGACCAGCACA